The following coding sequences lie in one Flavobacteriales bacterium genomic window:
- the panB gene encoding 3-methyl-2-oxobutanoate hydroxymethyltransferase, translated as MSVHKKEVKRVTTHVLLEMKQRGEKIAMLTGYDYSMAKIIDNAGIDIILVGDSASNVMAGHETTLPITLDQMIYHASSVIRAIDRCLVVVDLPFGTYQGNSKEALSSAIRIMKESGAHAVKLEGGSEILESVKRILSAGIPVMGHLGLTPQSIYKFGTYVVRAKEEEEAKKLIADAKLLEEAGCFALVLEKIPAKLATRVAKEISIPVIGIGAGAGVDGQVLVVHDMLGITHEFSPRFLRRYANLYDEIKGAVENYITDVKTSDFPNKKEQY; from the coding sequence ATGTCAGTTCACAAAAAAGAAGTAAAAAGAGTAACAACTCATGTGTTGTTAGAAATGAAACAACGAGGAGAAAAAATAGCCATGTTAACTGGTTATGATTACTCAATGGCAAAAATTATTGATAATGCTGGTATTGATATTATCTTGGTTGGTGATTCAGCATCTAATGTTATGGCTGGACACGAAACCACTCTACCAATTACCTTAGACCAAATGATTTACCATGCGTCTTCTGTAATAAGAGCAATTGATAGATGCTTAGTTGTGGTTGACTTACCATTTGGAACCTACCAAGGAAATTCCAAAGAAGCGCTTTCTTCTGCTATAAGGATTATGAAAGAATCTGGAGCTCACGCTGTTAAATTGGAAGGTGGTAGTGAAATTTTAGAATCAGTAAAAAGAATTTTATCTGCAGGAATACCTGTTATGGGACATTTAGGATTAACTCCACAATCTATTTATAAGTTTGGAACATATGTGGTTAGAGCCAAGGAAGAAGAAGAAGCTAAAAAATTAATTGCTGATGCCAAACTTTTGGAAGAAGCTGGCTGTTTTGCTTTAGTTTTAGAAAAAATACCCGCAAAATTGGCTACCAGAGTTGCAAAAGAAATCAGTATTCCAGTAATTGGTATTGGTGCAGGCGCTGGTGTCGACGGACAAGTTTTAGTAGTTCATGATATGTTAGGTATAACCCATGAGTTTAGTCCTCGTTTTTTAAGACGATATGCTAATTTGTATGACGAAATTAAAGGAGCTGTAGAAAATTACATTACCGATGTTAAAACTTCAGACTTTCCTAACAAAAAGGAGCAGTATTAA
- a CDS encoding DUF4249 family protein — MKKNLLYLFFGLILLSSCETEIDTLAEYKDITVVYGLLNPNDTTHYIKITKAFSGEGNASDLANNGGNYYYADGELNVTVDEYDASDIFKRSYSLTRTINEIPKDNGVFDETQNVLYKFVEPNLRQDYTYKLKIVNNKLGKEVTSSTKIVNDPSLPNLQEMTKVRVANSNGSNFTHTFSIKPQLNSGRVKVNFIFNYTEHYNDTNVAPVDKKVKISLGEQKTTSLDGGEPLLFEMDGNSFFSALLSSIPATVPNLSSRRINNGTLEIIVAGPDLSTYIAVNEPSTSVNQTKPEFTNLVNGLGVFSSRSIIVLTTPAPQSVYGFNSDGQVNYHDDTLKKLLALGLDFCNPRNYNAALPIQPPAPRCEDQVANWDTFNP; from the coding sequence ATGAAAAAGAACCTATTATATTTATTTTTTGGACTTATTTTATTAAGCTCATGTGAAACTGAAATAGACACCTTAGCCGAATACAAAGATATTACAGTGGTTTACGGGTTGTTAAATCCAAATGATACCACACATTACATAAAGATTACCAAAGCATTCAGTGGAGAAGGTAATGCTTCTGATTTAGCTAATAATGGTGGTAATTATTACTATGCTGATGGTGAGTTAAATGTTACTGTAGATGAATATGATGCTTCTGATATTTTTAAAAGATCTTACTCATTGACTAGAACAATAAACGAAATACCAAAAGATAATGGTGTTTTTGATGAAACTCAAAATGTGCTATATAAATTTGTTGAACCTAACCTAAGACAAGATTATACCTACAAATTAAAAATAGTAAATAATAAATTAGGCAAGGAAGTTACTTCTTCAACTAAAATTGTAAATGACCCAAGTTTGCCTAATTTACAAGAAATGACAAAAGTTAGGGTTGCAAATTCCAATGGATCTAATTTTACACATACCTTTTCGATTAAACCACAATTAAACTCAGGTAGAGTAAAAGTTAATTTTATTTTTAATTATACAGAGCATTATAACGATACAAATGTTGCTCCTGTAGATAAAAAAGTAAAAATTTCCTTAGGAGAACAAAAAACAACTTCTTTAGATGGTGGTGAGCCACTTCTTTTTGAAATGGACGGGAATAGCTTTTTCTCTGCACTACTCTCTAGTATTCCAGCTACTGTACCTAATTTAAGTAGTCGACGAATTAATAATGGAACTTTAGAAATTATAGTTGCTGGACCAGACTTGAGTACTTATATAGCTGTAAATGAGCCATCAACATCAGTGAATCAAACCAAGCCTGAATTTACTAATTTAGTAAATGGGTTAGGTGTATTTTCATCTAGAAGTATTATCGTATTAACGACACCTGCACCTCAAAGTGTTTATGGGTTTAATTCAGATGGACAAGTAAATTACCATGATGATACACTTAAGAAGTTATTAGCTTTAGGATTGGATTTTTGTAACCCAAGAAATTATAATGCGGCATTACCTATTCAACCGCCAGCGCCAAGGTGTGAAGATCAAGTAGCAAATTGGGATACTTTTAATCCATAA
- the dnaK gene encoding molecular chaperone DnaK, translating to MSKIIGIDLGTTNSCVSVMEGNEPVVIPNAEGKRTTPSIVAFLEGGERAVGDPAKRQAITNPKKTIASIKRFMGNSFDQVAEEIKRSAYEVVKGDNNTPRVKIDDRLYTPQEISAMILQKMKKTAEDYLGQTVNEAVITVPAYFNDAQRQATKEAGEIAGLKVKRIINEPTAAALAYGMDKKNQDLKIIVFDCGGGTHDVSVLELGDGVFEVKSTDGDTHLGGDDFDQVIIDWLADEFKKEENVDLRLDPMALQRLKEAAEKAKIELSSTNQTEINLPYVTVTAAGPKHLVKTLNRAQFEKLADDLIKRTIAPCKTALKNAGYSTSDINEVILVGGSTRIPAIQEAVKSFFGKEPSKGVNPDEVVAIGAAIQGGVLTGEVKDVLLLDVTPLSLGIETMGGVLTKLIEANTTIPTKKSETFSTASDNQPAVDIHVLQGERPMAKDNKSLGRFQLTDIPPAPRGVPQIEVTFDIDANGIMNISAKDKATGKQQSIRIEASSGLSEDEIARMKREAEENADADKLAKENADTLNQADGLIFQTEKQLKEYGDKIPADKKQPIEDALTELKKAHEAKDLEGMKAGIEKLNTVFQAASQEMYNAQQQADQQAGGAGAENSSNGSDEVTDVDFEEVTEDKK from the coding sequence ATGAGTAAAATAATTGGAATAGATTTAGGAACAACCAACTCTTGTGTTTCAGTAATGGAAGGAAACGAACCTGTTGTTATTCCTAACGCAGAAGGTAAACGAACAACTCCTTCTATTGTTGCATTTTTGGAAGGCGGAGAGAGAGCAGTTGGTGATCCAGCTAAACGCCAAGCTATTACTAACCCTAAAAAAACAATCGCTTCTATTAAGCGTTTTATGGGAAACTCGTTCGATCAAGTTGCTGAAGAAATAAAAAGATCAGCTTACGAAGTTGTAAAAGGAGATAACAATACACCAAGAGTAAAAATCGATGATAGGTTGTATACACCTCAGGAAATTTCTGCAATGATTTTGCAAAAAATGAAAAAAACTGCTGAGGATTATTTAGGTCAAACTGTAAATGAAGCAGTAATTACGGTGCCTGCATACTTTAACGATGCACAACGCCAAGCAACTAAAGAAGCTGGCGAAATTGCAGGTTTAAAAGTGAAAAGAATCATTAACGAACCAACCGCAGCTGCATTGGCTTACGGAATGGATAAGAAAAACCAAGATTTAAAAATTATTGTATTTGATTGCGGTGGTGGTACACATGATGTTTCGGTATTAGAATTAGGTGATGGAGTATTTGAAGTAAAATCAACTGATGGAGATACACATTTAGGTGGAGACGATTTTGACCAGGTAATTATTGATTGGTTGGCTGATGAGTTTAAAAAAGAAGAAAATGTGGATTTAAGATTAGACCCAATGGCTCTTCAACGACTTAAAGAAGCAGCAGAGAAAGCTAAAATTGAATTATCAAGCACTAATCAAACAGAAATTAATTTACCATACGTAACGGTAACTGCTGCAGGACCAAAACACTTAGTTAAAACATTAAATAGAGCGCAGTTTGAGAAATTAGCTGACGATTTAATTAAAAGAACCATTGCTCCTTGTAAAACGGCTTTAAAAAATGCTGGTTATTCTACATCAGATATTAATGAAGTTATTTTGGTTGGAGGTTCTACTAGAATACCAGCTATTCAAGAAGCAGTAAAAAGTTTTTTTGGTAAAGAGCCAAGTAAAGGCGTTAACCCTGATGAAGTTGTTGCTATTGGAGCAGCTATTCAAGGAGGTGTTTTAACTGGAGAAGTAAAAGATGTATTGTTGTTAGATGTTACGCCTCTTTCTTTAGGGATTGAAACAATGGGTGGCGTGTTAACTAAACTAATTGAAGCAAACACAACTATTCCAACAAAAAAGTCGGAGACATTCTCTACAGCATCTGATAATCAACCAGCAGTAGACATTCATGTGTTACAAGGAGAAAGACCAATGGCAAAAGATAACAAGTCGTTAGGTAGATTTCAGTTAACCGATATTCCACCAGCACCAAGAGGTGTACCTCAAATTGAAGTAACTTTTGATATTGATGCAAATGGTATCATGAATATTTCTGCAAAAGATAAAGCTACTGGAAAGCAACAAAGTATTAGAATTGAAGCTTCTTCGGGATTAAGTGAAGATGAAATTGCAAGAATGAAACGTGAGGCTGAAGAAAATGCTGATGCAGATAAATTAGCTAAAGAAAATGCTGACACGTTAAATCAGGCTGATGGTTTGATTTTCCAAACTGAGAAACAATTGAAAGAGTATGGAGATAAAATCCCTGCTGACAAAAAACAACCTATTGAAGATGCTTTGACTGAGCTAAAAAAAGCTCACGAAGCAAAAGATTTAGAAGGTATGAAAGCTGGAATTGAAAAGTTGAATACTGTTTTCCAAGCAGCTTCTCAAGAAATGTATAATGCCCAACAACAAGCCGACCAACAAGCTGGTGGAGCAGGAGCAGAGAATTCTTCAAATGGTAGCGATGAAGTTACAGATGTAGATTTTGAAGAAGTAACTGAAGATAAAAAGTAA
- a CDS encoding YqaE/Pmp3 family membrane protein translates to MKKIILSTAGLFALSLIIISCSSESDVLSSFSKRKYLKNFKESKKTYEINIEEQIASVEEVKEIKSSESNTSNSVETIEESENNVVLTQETVQKAIALTPKKVSKQLEKEYRNWDKFNRNYSTELLASSKEYNYVTLNNSSARVNEIVLAILAIFIPPLAVFLFEDSITANFWVDLLLTLLFWLPGIIFAFLVIFAGVSL, encoded by the coding sequence ATGAAAAAAATTATTTTATCGACTGCTGGTTTATTTGCATTGAGTTTAATCATTATTTCTTGTAGTTCAGAAAGTGATGTATTAAGCTCTTTTTCGAAAAGAAAATACTTGAAAAATTTTAAAGAAAGTAAAAAAACGTATGAAATTAATATTGAAGAACAAATTGCTTCGGTAGAAGAAGTAAAAGAAATTAAAAGTAGTGAATCTAATACTTCTAACTCAGTTGAAACAATTGAAGAGTCTGAAAATAACGTAGTATTGACTCAAGAAACTGTTCAAAAAGCCATTGCTTTAACTCCAAAAAAAGTAAGTAAACAACTTGAAAAGGAATATAGAAATTGGGATAAATTCAATAGAAATTATTCTACTGAGTTATTAGCTTCTAGTAAAGAATATAATTATGTTACTCTTAATAATAGTTCTGCAAGAGTTAATGAAATTGTTTTAGCTATCTTGGCAATATTTATTCCGCCTTTAGCAGTATTCTTGTTTGAAGATTCTATTACTGCAAATTTTTGGGTTGACTTATTATTAACTTTATTATTCTGGCTACCAGGAATAATCTTCGCATTCTTAGTGATTTTTGCTGGAGTTTCTTTGTAG
- a CDS encoding peptide chain release factor 3 has product MSLQQEISKRRTFGIISHPDAGKTTLTEKLLLFGGAIQSAGAVKSNKIKKTATSDFMEIEKQRGISVATSVMAFNYKDVKINILDTPGHKDFAEDTYRTLTAVDSVILVIDCANGVEAQTKKLMEVCRMRNTPVIVFINKMDREGQDPFDLLDEIESVLDIKVRPLSWPIGIGATFQGVYNMYEKHLNLFNSNKTKVERDIVSIKDVNDPVLEQQVGEKPAAKLREDIELIEGVYDEFNVSKYQEGVLAPVFFGSALNNFGVQELLDTFIKIAPSPRGRETTMRIVDPTDNKFSGFVFKIHANLDPNHRDRIAFLRICSGKFERNKFYHHVRNDKKIKFSNPTSFMAQDKSVIDEAFPGDVIGLYDTGIFKIGDTLTEGEKMEFKGIPSFSPEIFKELINKDPMKTKQLEKGIEQLTDEGVAQLFTQQPGNRKIIGTVGELQFEVIQYRLQHEYGASAEFQAKSLYKACWMTCDDDAKLDDFIRRKAQYIATDKDGNYVFLAQTAFLLQSAQNDYPEITFHTTSEFKRAMV; this is encoded by the coding sequence ATGAGTTTACAACAAGAAATTTCGAAACGACGAACCTTTGGTATTATTAGTCACCCTGATGCTGGTAAAACAACTTTAACCGAAAAATTATTGCTTTTTGGTGGAGCTATTCAATCTGCAGGTGCTGTTAAATCTAACAAAATAAAGAAAACAGCAACTTCCGATTTTATGGAAATTGAAAAGCAAAGAGGTATTTCGGTGGCAACTTCTGTAATGGCTTTCAATTATAAAGATGTAAAAATTAATATTTTAGATACTCCTGGTCACAAGGATTTTGCTGAAGATACTTACCGAACGTTAACTGCTGTAGATAGTGTTATTTTGGTGATAGATTGTGCTAATGGTGTAGAAGCACAAACCAAAAAACTGATGGAAGTGTGTAGAATGAGAAACACACCAGTTATTGTTTTTATCAATAAAATGGATAGAGAGGGGCAAGACCCATTTGATTTGTTGGATGAAATTGAAAGTGTTTTAGATATAAAAGTTCGTCCTTTAAGCTGGCCAATTGGTATTGGTGCTACTTTTCAAGGTGTGTATAACATGTATGAAAAACACCTGAATTTATTTAATAGTAATAAAACAAAAGTAGAACGAGATATTGTTTCAATTAAGGATGTTAATGACCCAGTTTTAGAACAACAAGTAGGAGAAAAACCTGCTGCTAAGCTAAGGGAAGATATTGAATTGATTGAAGGGGTTTATGATGAGTTTAATGTTTCAAAATATCAAGAAGGAGTTTTGGCACCAGTATTTTTTGGTAGTGCATTAAACAATTTTGGTGTTCAAGAGTTGTTAGATACCTTTATTAAAATTGCACCATCGCCTCGTGGAAGAGAAACTACAATGAGAATTGTTGACCCTACAGATAATAAGTTTAGTGGTTTTGTATTTAAAATACACGCTAACTTAGACCCAAACCATAGAGATAGAATTGCATTTTTACGTATTTGTTCTGGAAAATTTGAACGAAACAAATTTTATCATCACGTAAGAAACGATAAAAAAATAAAATTCAGTAATCCTACCAGTTTTATGGCTCAAGATAAAAGTGTTATTGATGAAGCTTTTCCTGGTGATGTTATTGGTTTGTACGATACAGGAATTTTTAAAATTGGCGATACCTTAACCGAAGGTGAAAAAATGGAGTTTAAAGGAATACCTAGTTTTTCTCCAGAAATATTTAAGGAATTGATAAACAAAGACCCAATGAAAACCAAGCAATTGGAAAAAGGAATTGAGCAACTAACCGACGAGGGAGTTGCACAGTTGTTTACTCAACAACCCGGTAATCGTAAAATTATTGGTACAGTAGGAGAACTTCAGTTTGAGGTTATCCAATATCGTTTACAACATGAGTATGGTGCTTCTGCTGAATTTCAGGCTAAGTCGTTGTATAAGGCTTGTTGGATGACTTGTGATGATGATGCTAAACTCGATGATTTTATTCGAAGAAAAGCTCAATATATTGCAACGGATAAAGATGGAAATTATGTGTTTTTAGCACAAACCGCTTTTTTATTACAAAGTGCTCAAAACGATTATCCTGAAATTACATTCCATACCACTTCGGAGTTCAAAAGAGCAATGGTTTAA
- a CDS encoding alpha/beta fold hydrolase, which produces MNTFILYLSIILPAVVISLGIALYVFQERLIFHPLKLSQKHLFKFEPAFTEINYTTEDGKTINALLFKTNLKAKGIVYYHHGNADNLEYWGVRAIDFTSRGYDILMYDYRGFGKSTGKVKNEKMIMADALMIYKKLLYDYKERDIIIYGTSLGTGIATRLAHENNPKMLILETPYFNFYDVSKFHYPYLPNSILLHYKFKINKLLPELKIPIYIFHGTEDETVPYNSSERLVQLSKNIELITIKNGSHSNLNTFHLYHEKLSDILD; this is translated from the coding sequence TTGAATACCTTTATTCTATACTTATCAATTATTTTGCCAGCTGTTGTAATTAGCTTAGGTATTGCATTATATGTTTTTCAGGAGCGGTTAATTTTTCATCCTTTAAAGCTGTCGCAAAAACACTTGTTTAAATTTGAACCCGCATTTACTGAGATAAACTACACTACAGAAGACGGTAAAACTATTAATGCGCTGCTTTTTAAAACAAATTTAAAAGCAAAAGGAATAGTTTATTACCACCACGGAAACGCCGACAATCTTGAGTATTGGGGTGTACGAGCTATTGATTTTACTAGTCGTGGTTATGATATTTTGATGTATGATTATAGAGGCTTTGGAAAAAGTACAGGTAAAGTAAAAAATGAAAAAATGATTATGGCTGATGCCTTGATGATTTACAAAAAGTTACTTTACGACTATAAAGAACGTGATATAATCATCTATGGAACTTCACTAGGCACAGGTATTGCTACTCGTTTAGCACACGAAAACAATCCTAAAATGTTAATTCTAGAAACACCCTATTTTAATTTTTATGATGTCTCTAAGTTTCATTACCCCTACTTGCCTAATTCTATCCTTCTCCATTATAAATTCAAAATCAACAAATTGTTGCCCGAATTAAAAATTCCGATTTACATCTTTCATGGAACAGAAGATGAAACTGTTCCATACAATTCCAGTGAACGATTGGTTCAATTATCAAAAAACATTGAATTGATTACCATTAAAAATGGTTCACATAGCAACTTAAATACGTTTCATCTTTATCATGAAAAATTAAGCGATATTTTGGATTAA
- a CDS encoding redoxin domain-containing protein has protein sequence MKKLLVIAIISSFCLTALAGNDGYKIKIKFKGLKDSTVYLGNYFGNKQYYKDTAKIDANGMCVFEGKEPLPGGMYTIIYNNMQLFELVVTEPFIELETDTLNYVKNMVIKKSEENKIFFKNMLFIGDKQQKMMELQSKMNDEKTPEAEKKEIQAQLDRINEEVIKFRSDIMVNYPNSFVTATFKAMKEPEIPEFSEEKNDSIIRYKKYYYFKDHFWDEFDFKDDRLMRTPIYHNKLEKYFNKIVLQHPDSINAEADKIISKTTFGSEIYKYTVHYVTNTFEKSKFMGMDAVFVHMALKYYTHELAFWVDSAQIEKIQERAKIQEPLLIGKKAINLSLLDTAGVWQSMYKIPTELTILVFWDPECGHCKKELPKLAEYFEKIRKNNSVSVYAVSSDHNDAWKKFIRDNKLDFINVAVPQEVYKDQMKVNEYVLGGYTDVKSLNYSTTYDIFTTPQIYLLDKDKTIVGKKLDTELLQQVLEQRFKIKE, from the coding sequence ATGAAGAAACTATTAGTTATTGCAATCATTTCGAGCTTTTGTTTAACTGCATTGGCAGGTAACGATGGCTACAAAATCAAAATTAAATTTAAAGGGTTAAAAGATAGTACCGTTTATTTAGGTAATTATTTTGGCAACAAACAATATTATAAAGACACCGCCAAAATAGATGCAAACGGTATGTGTGTGTTCGAAGGTAAAGAGCCCTTACCTGGAGGGATGTATACAATTATTTACAACAATATGCAGTTGTTTGAATTGGTTGTAACAGAACCTTTTATTGAATTAGAGACGGATACCTTAAACTATGTGAAGAACATGGTAATTAAGAAGTCAGAAGAAAATAAAATTTTCTTTAAGAATATGTTGTTTATTGGGGATAAACAGCAAAAAATGATGGAATTACAGAGTAAAATGAATGATGAAAAGACTCCAGAAGCGGAAAAAAAGGAAATACAAGCTCAGTTGGATAGAATCAATGAAGAGGTGATAAAATTTAGAAGTGATATAATGGTAAATTATCCAAATTCATTTGTTACGGCAACTTTTAAAGCAATGAAAGAACCAGAAATTCCTGAGTTTTCAGAAGAGAAAAATGACTCTATTATTCGATATAAGAAGTACTATTACTTTAAAGATCATTTTTGGGATGAATTTGACTTTAAAGATGATCGATTGATGAGAACTCCAATTTATCACAATAAATTAGAGAAGTATTTCAATAAAATTGTTTTACAACACCCTGATTCTATAAATGCAGAAGCAGATAAAATAATATCTAAAACTACTTTTGGTTCAGAAATTTATAAATATACCGTTCATTACGTTACCAATACGTTTGAGAAATCTAAATTTATGGGAATGGATGCTGTTTTTGTACACATGGCATTAAAATATTATACGCACGAATTGGCATTTTGGGTAGATTCTGCACAAATAGAAAAAATACAAGAAAGAGCTAAAATACAAGAACCTTTGTTGATAGGTAAAAAAGCCATCAACTTAAGTTTATTAGATACTGCTGGTGTTTGGCAAAGCATGTATAAAATTCCTACGGAGTTAACTATACTTGTTTTTTGGGACCCAGAGTGTGGACACTGTAAAAAAGAACTACCTAAATTGGCAGAATATTTCGAGAAAATTAGAAAAAATAATAGTGTTTCGGTTTATGCAGTAAGCTCTGACCATAACGATGCTTGGAAAAAATTTATTAGAGACAATAAATTAGATTTTATCAATGTAGCTGTTCCACAAGAGGTTTATAAAGACCAAATGAAGGTAAATGAATACGTTTTAGGCGGTTATACTGATGTAAAAAGTTTGAACTATTCTACCACCTACGATATTTTTACAACGCCCCAAATTTATTTGTTGGATAAAGATAAAACGATTGTTGGTAAAAAATTAGATACAGAATTGTTACAACAGGTTTTAGAACAACGTTTTAAAATTAAAGAATGA
- a CDS encoding SCO family protein, with protein MKRLIPAAAIVVIGMVVAYFLIKPKVLPVFNPSDINPKLVDESVQGVTKLHRVGAFSLINQEGKTITEKDYQDKIYVTDFFFVTCPTICPKMTKQMFRVYSEFKSNNDVLFLSHTVMPENDSVPVLSEYAKKHNIDASKWNLVTGDKKQIYDLARKTYFAAITEGDGGVDDFIHTENFVLIDKEKRIRGFYDGTSENDVDRLINDINTLLNEYD; from the coding sequence ATGAAGAGATTAATTCCAGCAGCGGCTATTGTTGTTATAGGAATGGTTGTCGCTTATTTTTTAATTAAGCCTAAGGTACTACCAGTATTTAATCCATCCGATATCAACCCAAAGTTGGTTGATGAATCGGTGCAAGGGGTAACTAAATTGCATCGAGTGGGTGCGTTTAGTTTAATCAATCAAGAGGGTAAAACCATTACTGAAAAAGATTACCAAGACAAAATTTATGTAACCGATTTCTTTTTTGTTACCTGCCCAACCATTTGCCCAAAAATGACCAAACAAATGTTTCGTGTTTACAGTGAGTTTAAATCGAATAACGATGTGTTGTTTTTATCACATACCGTTATGCCCGAAAACGATTCGGTACCTGTTTTAAGTGAATATGCTAAAAAACACAACATTGATGCAAGCAAATGGAATTTAGTAACTGGCGATAAAAAACAGATTTATGATTTAGCCCGTAAAACCTACTTTGCAGCAATAACAGAAGGCGATGGAGGAGTAGATGATTTTATACATACCGAAAATTTTGTGTTGATTGATAAGGAAAAACGAATAAGAGGTTTTTACGATGGAACATCAGAAAATGACGTGGACAGACTAATTAACGACATTAATACGTTATTAAATGAATATGATTAA
- a CDS encoding M28 family peptidase: MKFILLIIFSSVLNRSGFANNQVDTSQIKNHLIAITKTNGYRNYKNVELLNNTADYIFNHFQKYADTVYFQEYIVDKITYKNVICSFGIEKLKTIVVGAHYDVCGNQEGADDNASGIVGLLQLAKELSGKELNHKIELVAYTIEEPPYFRTEFMGSYVHAKSLIDNNVDVYGMVSLEMIGYFKEEKRTQSYPLGILSLFYGNRGNYITLVNKFGKGSFARRFSKEFKKTKIINTKKFTGPKSLPGIDFSDHLNYWKFGFSSLMITDTAFYRNKNYHEKTDVLESLDFSKMGLVIDGVLKSLLELK; the protein is encoded by the coding sequence ATGAAGTTCATACTACTAATAATTTTTTCGAGTGTCCTAAACCGGTCAGGCTTTGCGAACAATCAAGTTGATACCTCTCAGATTAAAAATCATTTAATTGCTATCACAAAGACAAATGGGTATAGAAATTATAAAAATGTCGAGTTATTAAATAATACTGCAGATTATATTTTCAATCATTTTCAGAAGTACGCCGATACTGTCTATTTTCAAGAATATATTGTCGATAAAATAACCTATAAAAATGTAATCTGTTCATTTGGAATTGAAAAATTAAAGACAATTGTTGTAGGAGCTCATTACGACGTATGTGGAAACCAAGAAGGTGCAGATGACAATGCAAGTGGAATTGTTGGTCTTCTTCAATTAGCTAAAGAGCTGAGTGGAAAAGAATTAAATCACAAAATAGAATTAGTAGCTTATACTATAGAAGAGCCTCCGTATTTTCGAACTGAATTTATGGGGAGTTATGTTCATGCAAAATCATTGATTGATAATAATGTTGATGTTTATGGTATGGTTTCATTAGAAATGATTGGATACTTTAAAGAAGAAAAAAGAACACAATCTTATCCTCTTGGTATTTTATCATTATTTTATGGGAATAGGGGAAATTATATAACTTTAGTAAATAAGTTTGGAAAAGGTTCTTTTGCAAGAAGGTTTTCTAAAGAATTTAAAAAAACTAAAATAATAAATACAAAAAAGTTTACTGGACCAAAATCATTGCCAGGAATAGATTTTTCTGATCATTTAAATTATTGGAAATTTGGATTTAGTTCCTTAATGATAACTGATACGGCATTCTATAGGAATAAGAATTATCACGAAAAAACAGATGTGCTTGAATCTTTAGATTTTTCAAAAATGGGATTAGTTATTGACGGAGTTCTAAAGTCACTACTGGAATTAAAATAA